Proteins from one Setaria italica strain Yugu1 chromosome V, Setaria_italica_v2.0, whole genome shotgun sequence genomic window:
- the LOC101777741 gene encoding OTU domain-containing protein At3g57810 has product MSDRELRPLRSIRITGDGRCLFRSVAYGACLRRGKLSPSDSAQKELADELRAKVADEFVKRREDTEWFLEGDFESYVKKMRKPHAWGGEPELLMCSHVLRMPITVYMYTSSSDSPRIIAEYGQEYGKDNPVRVLYDGYGHYDALQPSLVRTQSRLRGV; this is encoded by the exons ATGTCGGATCGAGAGCTCCGCCCGCTTCGCTCGATCA GAATCACAGGGGACGGCCGATGCTTGTTCAGGTCCGTTGCTTACGGGGCCTGCTTGAGGAGAGGAAAGCTGTCACCCAGCGACAGCGCCCAGAAGGAACTGGCTGACGAGCTTCGAGCTAAA GTGGCTGatgaatttgttaagagaagaGAAGACACTGAATG GTTCCTAGAAGGCGATTTCGAGAGCTACGTGAAAAAGATGAGAAAACCACATGCTTGGGGAGGAGAACCCGAACTGCTCATGTGCTCCCATGTTCTCAG GATGCCCATCACCGTTTACATGTATACAAGCAGCTCTGATAGCCCCAGAATCATAGCGGAATATGGCCAGGAATATGGCAAGGACAATCCAGTCCGCGTTCTCTATGACGGTTACGGGCATTATGACGCACTTCAGCCATCTCTTGTAAGAACACAATCAAGACT GAGAGGTGTGTAG